The genomic DNA AATCTAGGAAGGAGGGTCCACTAAAAGATAAGGTCTTATCCCATGTTACTCCAGAATCATATTCTGGAAGGACAGAATATCTGACAGATTTGAGTTCAGGGAGGCTGGGAGAAGTGTCTAGTTCAGGAAGGCTCTCAAGTCCACCCCAGAGCAACTCCGAAATGCTCGGAAATCCTTCTGTTTCAGGGAAGCTGCAACTACCTCCAGACAGCATGAATAAAGGAAAGCATATTGATTTTAATAACGATATTGGTGAAACTGAATTATTTGCAGCCACTGGGCAGTTACTAACATCGAGTACATTAAATGTCCAACAAGCAAGAGCTCATGAAACCGTCACGAGTGAATTAACTCCAGATCACAAAAAAATGAAGAATCAAAGGGACAAATTACCTGAAGTATTGCGGGAAACATCTCTTGGACTAAGAACGGATAAAGTTCTACCTGAAATTAAGAATAGAGGAGATCATGTCAACTTTGCCAAAGATTTAGATGATAATAAACTTTATCAGGACGCTGGACAGGTAACAGAATCAAGTGCAACGAAGGTCGAATTAGCAGAAGCGGATGCAAGTATGATGGGTACATTAGAATCAATTATTGAAGAATCAAACAAAGACCTGAATCAATTCTCTACAGATGAGAGTTCATCCACTTTGGAAGCATTTACtgttataaaaaaaattaaggaGAAGGGTTCAGTTAAACTCCAACCTTTTAAGGTTTGTGATTGGCAAGGGTCTGACAAAAGTTCATTTGATGAAGGATTAAAAGAAGTCAAAACCAAATATTCAAATGAGTTTCTCGGAACtttaaacaataaacagaatgCAGTAATATCTCATGAAGAGGAGCAACATCGGCATGAAAGTTCCACCGCATGGTTATTCCCAAATGATGCACGACGGATGTGTGTAACAACTGGGGTTACTGCAGTAATTGACTTGTATGATGGCTGCCAAGCTGAAGGGAAGGTAACATACTATTGTTTTCTGATTATATGTATTTAGTTAGTTGACATATTTTTCCTTGTCTTCCTTTATAAGTGGGGAGTAGGATGTGAGAATCAACCTTTAAACCTCTTCTAGAAGTAGGAGCATCTTTGTCTTTAAGTTTTAGGGGAACGGGAAGGGGAATGTGCGAATGAAACTCTTGAAATCGTATAGCACTTGGATCACCTTTGCCTCCGTTCAGGCATTCCTCGATTCCGTTTTTCTTAGATTCATAATATACTTATAGAACAATAGCAATGTAATATGCATTTCTTCTATGGAGTTGTCATGCATCAGAATCTATTTTGAAGTTGTCAATATCTAACTATGTGGCTTGTAACAATTCCTTTATATCTTTCATGATTTGTTTTTATTGTTCTCGTATTACGATAATCTTTAAACCGTTGGCCAAGCTTACACAAGTACTAAAATGATATCTCAGCATGAGCTTAGGCATAATAGTTTCCAGTAAAGCAACCCTTGGAAATATGGAACATCTACCAAGCAACAAACAAGATTATGAATAATTTTCTGTGGCTTTTATCCAGGATGGATGAATGTCATATTCGTCATTTTTTCTTGTAGAGATTAGCAAATCATATCATTCTTTTTGTTGATTTATCATTCCTTTTGTTGATTTTAGCATGCAGTAGGGTCAGAAGAGATGAAAGAAAGCGAAAGCGACTCACTAAATTTGAGAAACAGGAAGCCAGAAAGCTGGGCAGATAATGTCTTTACAGGATCAGTAAAACATGTAAGATTATGTTATTCCAACTCCTACAAATCTAGTTTCCATAGAAACAATTTACCATAGCAGTTCTTAGTCATGACATTTCAATATTTGTATCCGTGAATGGTCTGTTGATGCTGAAGCCTTGTAATGTAGAATGAAGTTTAGAACTGATAGTCTGATTCACTTTCCTTCTCAGGCAATAAAAATTGCAATTGTTGTAGGGTTCGGGGCACTTGTTCTCTTCACCAGACAAAGTGAACCCAGGTATAATCTTTTATAATTGCACAAGACAGTAGTAGAATTACCCGAGACATAGAAATCAAACTTGCAATCATAAAATTTTATCCGTTGATGTTGTTGCTATTGTACTGCAATTACATAGTTTGGTTCTGTTTCCTCTGGCAGAAAAAGTAGCAGAAAAACAGATGATCCTTTCGTCAGCACTTTACCTTACACAGATCTTCAAACATCAATCGAGAAATGAGACTACCCTGGACCAGAATTTTGTACATTGATCTTTTTGAACAACTTTCTGATTTACTTGATTAAAATTCTTTGTTGAAACACATGTTTGGCAAGAAATTGGGTCTAGCTAAAGACTACAGAGTTTATTGTGAATGTTCATTGGGCCAGGCATATAAATTGTTTCTGAGTATATGTAACCCAAGTGGCTAATTTTTTTGTAACTTATGAAGTTTGCTTTTCTGCCACTTACCAAAATCTAGCAAACAAAAATGAAACCATCCTGCTGCAACAAAATTATAATTTCTGAAATCTTATAGAGGTATTGCTCTAACTTCTATCATGTAGTTAATTGATGTTATGATGAGTGCTGTTTGATACGTCTTATTTGTTAGTTGGGCTGTCAATTGATCCAGACTATCCGGTAACTCAACTTATATCCGActcaaaattaaaaatataaatatatgtcTCATATTCGTTTTATAAATTATCCAAAtctgaaaaaaaaattatgatcCCAAATATCAGCAATCATATTCCCGCTCAAATCAGGTCTCATATTATTTTCATAATGTGATCCTACTCGAATATCTAAATATGATCCATGACTCATTCGATTCGACCCCATATGtagaatataaatttttaattcattatatttttaagtaaataatagttttataatttttaatatcttatatAAGTTTTAATTTCCTATAAAGTATGACTTTTATGGTTATTATTTTTATagtattatatttattttatactaATAAATAGTTGAAATAAAAATGATACTTAATATTAGTGAATTGTATTTGACTCGTATCTGGTGGATCATAAACTACCCGGCAAGAAAATGAAAATACGGTATCGGCTCATATTCGGGTTAGATCCGATCCTCGTATACCCGAGATCAAATTGTATGTGAATAATATGATGTTGGATCTAAATATTGGTACACTGAAAATAAAACGATATGCCCGCAAGGGTTGACTCAACATGTTCAAATCCCATgagaggagaatttatgattatgcctcctgagtcagagttTGTCGTTTAAATGTGGTTTAAGAGTTTGTCGTTTAAATGTGGTTTAAGAGTTTGTCGTTTAAATATGGTTTACCAGTTTATCGTTTAaatgcggtttatcttggttcacgtggtaGCAGCTGCGGGTTAATAGAACACGGGGTGTATAGTTCTAACCAGATTATGTTACAGGCAAATTTGTTAGTTTTACTTTCGACTACATTGCTATATTTATCGGCTGCTTCATGAAAATGATGACATGTTGATAGTACTTTTATTTCATAATTTCATATATAGATTTTCATCAAAACTAAATTGACTTTAACAAATTTAATTCGAAGAAGCTGATCTTAAGATTCATGATTCATCTTAAAAAAAAAGCGTGCATTATATGTTTAAAAGAAAGAAATGCTAAAATGACGCAAATTGTCATCAGTTTGATCAAGGATTTGATTCCTCGGTCTTTCACAGTATTTGTAATAGTTGTATTGTTTCCGACTAATCGTTTGGACTTAACTGAATCTACTGctacaattattttaaaaaattcgCTTAGTAAGTTCCGGGGAAAAAAGACAGAAAGTACAGAGTTATGCCGGCAGAGTGGTTTGTTTGTTTGTAGAAAACTAAATGGGGTGGTTGTTTTTGTTTGAGTCAAATTGTACATGAAAGTAATGGAGGGAGGGCCTAGTCAAATTGAAATCACCACAATTTGTTTAAGCTTTAGATCCTCTCAACTATCTTCATCATCTTCTCCTCCTCCAGCTTCTTAAACCCAACCCAACCCAACCAACCAAGTCAACTCTTTTAAGCCATGGTTTCCAATCCCATCCCACTCCCTAAACTACCACAAGAAGATGATCCTCCTAACCAAACCACATCTCTCCTCTCTTTCTCCACCACCTCCCCTCATCACCCTCCTTCTAAACCAACATTTCTCCTCATCACCACCTTTCTCTCTCTAGCCGCTGCTATCATTTTTGCATtcctcttcttctcttcttcCACTTCCAAATCACCCCATTTGCTTTCCTCAACTACCCATTTTTCAACACCATTAACCAAGCTCAAAAACCCTGTAGTTGTCCTCATTTCTTCCGACGGGTTTCGATTTGGGTACCAGTACAAAACCCCAACTCCAAATATCAATCGTTTGATCGAAAATGGAACCGAGGCTACACTGGGCTTGATTCCTGTTTTTCCAACACTTACATTCCCTAATCATTACTCAATTGTTACTGGTTTGTATCCACCTTATCACGGCATTATTAATAACTTTTTTCTTGATCCCAAAACCGGTGACCGTTTTACTATGGCAAGTCATGAGCCCAAgtggtggcttggtgagccttTGTGGGAGACTGTGGTTAATCATGGCCTTAAAGCTGCTACTTATTTTTGGCCTGGTTCTGAGGTAATTAAAGGCTCCTGGACTTGCCCTTTAAATTTATGTGTGCATTATAATGGATCTGTGCCTTTTGAGGATCGTGTCGATAAGGTTTTGAGTTATTTTGATATGCCTAGTGATGATATTCCTGTTTTTATGACATTGTATTTTGAGGAGCCTGATCATCAAGGTCATAAGGTTGGAACTGATGATCCGCAAATTACCGAGGCTGTTGCGAGGATTGATGGCTTGATAGGGCGGTTGATTGATGGTTTGGAGAGAAGAGGGGTTTTTCAAGATGTTAGTATAATTATGGTAGGTGATCATGGTATGGTTGGTACGTGTGATCACAAGTTGATTTTTTTGGAAGATTTGGCTCCCTGGATCGAGATCCCGAAGGATTGGATTCAGGATTATAGTCCGGTGCTTTCAATTCGCCCACCTCCTAGTAACTCTGCAGCTGATGTAGTTAAGAAAATGAATGAAGGATTGGGATCTGGGAAGGTTAACAATGGGAAGTATTTGAAAGTTTATCTCAAAGAGGAGTTGCCTAGTCGACTGCATTACCATGCTAATGATCGAATTCCACCAATAATTGGGTTGATTGAGGAGGGATTTAAGGTGGAACAGAAGGGAACAAAGGGAAAAGAATGCGGAGGAGCGCATGGATATGACAATGCCTTTTTCTCTATGAGAACCATATTTATCGGCCATGGTCCTAGATTTGCCAAGGGAGTTAAAGTGCCTTCGTTTGAAAATATTCAGATCTACAACTTGGTCACATCAATTCTTAACATATCTGCAGCTCCTAATAATGGAACATTATCTTTCCCAAAGACTGTTCTTTTGCCTCGTCATTAGAATCCTTATGATCATACTATGTTCAGAGTACTTTCAATGCTGAGCTAGAGTATGTACAAAGTCCCGTGCTTTCTCACaaacattttcttttgaaatgttTTAAGTTTAATGTAACACAACAAAGGCTTGTAATTGTTAGGGGCATTGAAAATGAATATACGAAATCTGGCTTATCGAATATCATAAGGTATAGAGCTTGGAAGTCCAAGGATTGTAAAGTCTGGAAGCCATTGTACCAATTGTCTTGATAATGCTTTGTACCGCGTATTCAGTTTGGTTGGTTCTAACTCATCATTTTGTGATGAGCGGCATACAAATATATGAATGTGTTTAACATCTGATTAATGTATACTTATTATACTTTATTCCTGAAATAGAAGATGAATCATAAaatatgtgttgtttgattagaAGACCACTGAATTCCAACCCTTTCACTGTGAGGCAATTTGGAGCTGCAAGTCATCTTAGTCTTCCTTAAAGTTGTACTAGACACTGCTGCAATAT from Apium graveolens cultivar Ventura chromosome 5, ASM990537v1, whole genome shotgun sequence includes the following:
- the LOC141724662 gene encoding uncharacterized protein LOC141724662, whose amino-acid sequence is MVSNPIPLPKLPQEDDPPNQTTSLLSFSTTSPHHPPSKPTFLLITTFLSLAAAIIFAFLFFSSSTSKSPHLLSSTTHFSTPLTKLKNPVVVLISSDGFRFGYQYKTPTPNINRLIENGTEATLGLIPVFPTLTFPNHYSIVTGLYPPYHGIINNFFLDPKTGDRFTMASHEPKWWLGEPLWETVVNHGLKAATYFWPGSEVIKGSWTCPLNLCVHYNGSVPFEDRVDKVLSYFDMPSDDIPVFMTLYFEEPDHQGHKVGTDDPQITEAVARIDGLIGRLIDGLERRGVFQDVSIIMVGDHGMVGTCDHKLIFLEDLAPWIEIPKDWIQDYSPVLSIRPPPSNSAADVVKKMNEGLGSGKVNNGKYLKVYLKEELPSRLHYHANDRIPPIIGLIEEGFKVEQKGTKGKECGGAHGYDNAFFSMRTIFIGHGPRFAKGVKVPSFENIQIYNLVTSILNISAAPNNGTLSFPKTVLLPRH
- the LOC141724660 gene encoding uncharacterized protein LOC141724660 isoform X5 produces the protein MAIVEKGTWDDFFPLEEGGHVHMKLQFSLSEQERNRIRGVRESALKKKQREELSKDVRYSKMAKGAGYSVTSYSPINHEVSGKVAGFPYPDTISRDLQPTSGKKGSTLQKHIAPNATDNSEESSSSKMSPRTEVHHMPVRKNDIELPRFVVPEAPSLSQDNSFISGGTESVVAKVKPVLLRLEDSPVGKHEKQFPPRKPASSIMKMISAFETTLVQQEKKTPIIQVAAMSQANKSRKEGPLKDKVLSHVTPESYSGRTEYLTDLSSGRLGEVSSSGRLSSPPQSNSEMLGNPSVSGKLQLPPDSMNKGKHIDFNNDIGETELFAATGQLLTSSTLNVQQARAHETVTSELTPDHKKMKNQRDKLPEVLRETSLGLRTDKVLPEIKNRGDHVNFAKDLDDNKLYQDAGQVTESSATKVELAEADASMMGTLESIIEESNKDLNQFSTDESSSTLEAFTVIKKIKEKGSVKLQPFKVCDWQGSDKSSFDEGLKEVKTKYSNEFLGTLNNKQNAVISHEEEQHRHESSTAWLFPNDARRMCVTTGVTAVIDLYDGCQAEGKHAVGSEEMKESESDSLNLRNRKPESWADNVFTGSVKHAIKIAIVVGFGALVLFTRQSEPRKSSRKTDDPFVSTLPYTDLQTSIEK
- the LOC141724660 gene encoding uncharacterized protein LOC141724660 isoform X1, translated to MPGTIQVSVLEFKGKASSSTPSSVIIKVSLGKTEYQTWDKGDFSFPLTTLRDSLTVTIQNSEGNEISKLGVHSMAIVEKGTWDDFFPLEEGGHVHMKLQFSLSEQERNRIRGVRESALKKKQREELSKDVRYSKMAKGAGYSVTSYSPINHEVSGKVAGFPYPDTISRDLQPTSGKKGSTLQKHIAPNATDNSEESSSSKMSPRTEVHHMPVRKNDIELPRFVVPEAPSLSQDNSFISGGTESVVAKVKPVLLRLEDSPVGKHEKQFPPRKPASSIMKMISAFETTLVQQEKKTPIIQVAAMSQANKSRKEGPLKDKVLSHVTPESYSGRTEYLTDLSSGRLGEVSSSGRLSSPPQSNSEMLGNPSVSGKLQLPPDSMNKGKHIDFNNDIGETELFAATGQLLTSSTLNVQQARAHETVTSELTPDHKKMKNQRDKLPEVLRETSLGLRTDKVLPEIKNRGDHVNFAKDLDDNKLYQDAGQVTESSATKVELAEADASMMGTLESIIEESNKDLNQFSTDESSSTLEAFTVIKKIKEKGSVKLQPFKVCDWQGSDKSSFDEGLKEVKTKYSNEFLGTLNNKQNAVISHEEEQHRHESSTAWLFPNDARRMCVTTGVTAVIDLYDGCQAEGKHAVGSEEMKESESDSLNLRNRKPESWADNVFTGSVKHAIKIAIVVGFGALVLFTRQSEPRKSSRKTDDPFVSTLPYTDLQTSIEK
- the LOC141724660 gene encoding uncharacterized protein LOC141724660 isoform X2, producing MPGTIQVSVLEFKGKASSSTPSSVIIKVSLGKTEYQTWDKGDFSFPLTTLRDSLTVTIQNSEGNEISKLGVHSMAIVEKGTWDDFFPLEEGGHVHMKLQFSLSEQERNRIRGVRESALKKKQREELSKDVRYSKMAKGAGYSVTSYSPINHEVSGKVAGFPYPDTISRDLQPTSGKKGSTLQKHIAPNATDNSEESSSSKMSPRTEVHHMPVRKNDIELPRFVVPEAPSLSQDNSFISGGTESVVAKVKPVLLRLEDSPVGKHEKQFPPRKPASSIMKMISAFETTLVQEKKTPIIQVAAMSQANKSRKEGPLKDKVLSHVTPESYSGRTEYLTDLSSGRLGEVSSSGRLSSPPQSNSEMLGNPSVSGKLQLPPDSMNKGKHIDFNNDIGETELFAATGQLLTSSTLNVQQARAHETVTSELTPDHKKMKNQRDKLPEVLRETSLGLRTDKVLPEIKNRGDHVNFAKDLDDNKLYQDAGQVTESSATKVELAEADASMMGTLESIIEESNKDLNQFSTDESSSTLEAFTVIKKIKEKGSVKLQPFKVCDWQGSDKSSFDEGLKEVKTKYSNEFLGTLNNKQNAVISHEEEQHRHESSTAWLFPNDARRMCVTTGVTAVIDLYDGCQAEGKHAVGSEEMKESESDSLNLRNRKPESWADNVFTGSVKHAIKIAIVVGFGALVLFTRQSEPRKSSRKTDDPFVSTLPYTDLQTSIEK
- the LOC141724660 gene encoding uncharacterized protein LOC141724660 isoform X4; amino-acid sequence: MCFLLRMQRLANAVFETGVHSMAIVEKGTWDDFFPLEEGGHVHMKLQFSLSEQERNRIRGVRESALKKKQREELSKDVRYSKMAKGAGYSVTSYSPINHEVSGKVAGFPYPDTISRDLQPTSGKKGSTLQKHIAPNATDNSEESSSSKMSPRTEVHHMPVRKNDIELPRFVVPEAPSLSQDNSFISGGTESVVAKVKPVLLRLEDSPVGKHEKQFPPRKPASSIMKMISAFETTLVQQEKKTPIIQVAAMSQANKSRKEGPLKDKVLSHVTPESYSGRTEYLTDLSSGRLGEVSSSGRLSSPPQSNSEMLGNPSVSGKLQLPPDSMNKGKHIDFNNDIGETELFAATGQLLTSSTLNVQQARAHETVTSELTPDHKKMKNQRDKLPEVLRETSLGLRTDKVLPEIKNRGDHVNFAKDLDDNKLYQDAGQVTESSATKVELAEADASMMGTLESIIEESNKDLNQFSTDESSSTLEAFTVIKKIKEKGSVKLQPFKVCDWQGSDKSSFDEGLKEVKTKYSNEFLGTLNNKQNAVISHEEEQHRHESSTAWLFPNDARRMCVTTGVTAVIDLYDGCQAEGKHAVGSEEMKESESDSLNLRNRKPESWADNVFTGSVKHAIKIAIVVGFGALVLFTRQSEPRKSSRKTDDPFVSTLPYTDLQTSIEK
- the LOC141724660 gene encoding uncharacterized protein LOC141724660 isoform X3 → MGQRRFLFHSPLTTLRDSLTVTIQNSEGNEISKLGVHSMAIVEKGTWDDFFPLEEGGHVHMKLQFSLSEQERNRIRGVRESALKKKQREELSKDVRYSKMAKGAGYSVTSYSPINHEVSGKVAGFPYPDTISRDLQPTSGKKGSTLQKHIAPNATDNSEESSSSKMSPRTEVHHMPVRKNDIELPRFVVPEAPSLSQDNSFISGGTESVVAKVKPVLLRLEDSPVGKHEKQFPPRKPASSIMKMISAFETTLVQQEKKTPIIQVAAMSQANKSRKEGPLKDKVLSHVTPESYSGRTEYLTDLSSGRLGEVSSSGRLSSPPQSNSEMLGNPSVSGKLQLPPDSMNKGKHIDFNNDIGETELFAATGQLLTSSTLNVQQARAHETVTSELTPDHKKMKNQRDKLPEVLRETSLGLRTDKVLPEIKNRGDHVNFAKDLDDNKLYQDAGQVTESSATKVELAEADASMMGTLESIIEESNKDLNQFSTDESSSTLEAFTVIKKIKEKGSVKLQPFKVCDWQGSDKSSFDEGLKEVKTKYSNEFLGTLNNKQNAVISHEEEQHRHESSTAWLFPNDARRMCVTTGVTAVIDLYDGCQAEGKHAVGSEEMKESESDSLNLRNRKPESWADNVFTGSVKHAIKIAIVVGFGALVLFTRQSEPRKSSRKTDDPFVSTLPYTDLQTSIEK